The following proteins come from a genomic window of Dictyoglomus sp.:
- the hypF gene encoding carbamoyltransferase HypF: protein MNKTYRIKIYGIVQGVGFRPFIYKLAKDLNLKGYIFNSTGSVHIKLQGDEEIIELFMQKILRDHPPLSKIEKIEKEEILSEEKYEDFEIIESREEQGFNFISPDIAICNDCLYEMYNPEDRRYKYPFINCTNCGPRYTIIEDLPYDREKTTMKIFKMCQECDKEYHDPLTRRFHAQPISCYNCGPSLWIYEEKTEDPQNIFIKISEYLREGKILAIKGIGGFHLACDATNNNSVKTLRLRKKRPSKPFALMMRDLDMIKKYCYVREQEEKVLISKERPIVLLLIKDLGDISPLVAPRNEYLGVMLPYAPYHYLIFDYFNRPLVMTSGNITDEPIIKDNEEAIKKLKNIADIFIFHNRNIARRIDDSVVFFEKDGLQIIRRARGYAPDPIKIPITIKPILALGGELKSTFALGKENYVFVSPHIGDLKDKDTLEVYEETIREFIRLFRIEPEILVHDLHPQYLSTDFAEKFKKYLEVKSIQHHKAHFFSLILDREIKDEIICFSFDGTGYGEDGKIWGGEVFIGNIEEVKRIGHFKYFPIAGGDYAIENPQKIALSYLLKYFPEEVEKIFPYINSFEIEITKKMIEKEENIFYTSSCGRIFDLVSALLKVREHIDYEGQAAIELEMLAMKSRETKHYSFEIIKEKEKFVIDVKPTIAQIIEELRITDKKDIGKKFHNTISQIILSLSEILREEFKINKIGFSGGVFQNRLLLRTVVTLLEEKGFQIFTHKKVPTNDAGISLGQVILGRLIENN from the coding sequence AACTCAACAGGTTCTGTACATATAAAGCTACAAGGGGATGAAGAAATTATAGAATTGTTTATGCAAAAAATTCTTAGAGATCATCCACCTCTTTCCAAAATAGAAAAAATAGAAAAAGAAGAAATCCTTTCAGAAGAAAAATACGAAGATTTTGAAATAATAGAAAGTAGAGAAGAACAAGGTTTTAATTTTATCTCTCCTGATATAGCTATATGCAATGATTGTCTTTATGAAATGTACAATCCAGAAGATAGAAGATACAAGTATCCTTTTATCAATTGTACAAATTGTGGACCAAGATACACTATTATAGAAGATCTTCCTTACGACAGAGAAAAAACCACCATGAAAATCTTTAAAATGTGTCAAGAATGTGATAAAGAATATCATGATCCCCTAACAAGAAGATTTCATGCTCAACCCATAAGCTGTTATAATTGTGGTCCCTCTCTATGGATCTATGAAGAAAAGACCGAGGATCCTCAAAATATCTTTATAAAAATATCTGAATATTTAAGAGAAGGAAAAATTCTTGCTATTAAAGGTATTGGCGGATTCCATCTTGCCTGTGACGCTACAAATAATAACTCTGTGAAAACTTTAAGGCTTAGAAAAAAAAGACCATCAAAACCCTTTGCTCTCATGATGAGAGACTTAGATATGATAAAGAAATATTGCTATGTAAGGGAACAGGAAGAAAAAGTATTAATCTCTAAAGAAAGACCTATTGTATTACTTCTAATAAAGGATCTTGGAGATATTTCTCCCCTTGTGGCTCCAAGAAATGAATATCTAGGAGTTATGCTTCCTTATGCTCCTTATCATTATCTTATTTTTGACTATTTTAATAGACCCTTAGTAATGACTAGTGGAAATATTACTGACGAGCCTATAATCAAAGACAATGAAGAGGCAATAAAAAAGTTAAAAAATATTGCAGACATATTTATATTTCATAACCGAAATATAGCAAGAAGAATTGATGATAGTGTAGTATTTTTTGAAAAGGATGGACTCCAAATAATAAGAAGAGCAAGAGGATATGCTCCTGATCCTATAAAAATACCTATCACTATAAAGCCCATTCTTGCCTTAGGAGGAGAATTAAAAAGCACCTTTGCTCTCGGAAAAGAAAACTATGTATTTGTAAGTCCTCACATAGGAGACTTGAAGGATAAGGACACTCTTGAAGTATATGAAGAAACAATTAGAGAATTTATAAGACTTTTTAGAATTGAACCTGAAATTCTTGTACATGATCTGCATCCTCAATATCTTTCTACCGACTTTGCAGAAAAATTTAAAAAATATTTAGAAGTAAAATCTATTCAGCATCATAAAGCCCATTTCTTCTCACTCATCTTAGATAGAGAAATAAAAGATGAAATTATCTGCTTTTCCTTTGATGGAACAGGATATGGAGAAGACGGAAAAATTTGGGGAGGAGAGGTCTTTATAGGAAATATAGAGGAAGTGAAAAGAATAGGTCACTTTAAATATTTTCCAATAGCAGGGGGAGATTATGCTATAGAAAATCCTCAGAAAATTGCTCTTTCTTATCTTTTAAAATACTTTCCTGAAGAAGTGGAAAAGATATTTCCCTATATAAATTCTTTTGAAATAGAAATTACCAAAAAAATGATAGAAAAAGAAGAGAATATATTTTACACATCTTCCTGTGGAAGAATTTTTGATCTTGTCTCTGCTTTACTCAAAGTAAGAGAACATATTGATTATGAAGGACAAGCAGCCATAGAACTTGAAATGCTTGCTATGAAAAGTAGAGAAACAAAGCACTATTCCTTTGAAATAATTAAAGAAAAGGAAAAATTTGTCATTGATGTAAAACCAACTATTGCGCAAATTATTGAGGAATTAAGGATTACTGATAAAAAGGATATAGGTAAAAAATTCCACAATACCATATCTCAGATAATTTTGTCTCTTTCTGAAATTTTAAGAGAAGAGTTCAAAATAAATAAAATCGGGTTTTCAGGAGGAGTTTTCCAAAATCGATTATTACTAAGAACAGTTGTAACATTACTAGAAGAAAAGGGTTTCCAAATTTTTACTCATAAAAAGGTGCCAACAAATGATGCTGGAATATCTCTTGGTCAGGTTATTTTAGGAAGATTAATAGAAAATAATTAA